The window GCGACCTCGTTAGAGCGTTGCTGGCCTGAGCAAAACCACGCCTTGTTGGTTGAGCCTCGGCCAAGCTCGGCTAGGTGAGAGGCTCAatcaagcctcgcctagccgaGTGAGGCTTGttggtggctgggcgagccttcGGTGAGTCCATTGGTGAGCCCGTCTGATCTTACCTTATCGATCACCGATGATTGGTGGCGGTGGACAACGGTagcagtggaagaagaagagaaaaggaagaagaaaatgaagaagagaagaagagaaaagagaaaaaaataaatttggattagcttgatttttgaattgtttCCTAAAACAAACGAGCaactttttttcacttattgattttgttccaaatccattctcgacaacaattttttttttcaaatgggaTAGCCTTACCCTTCCATCTTTgtcgtcatcttcttctttcgttttctttttcgaatATAACTTGGCTGAGCTTGAACCAACCCCAAAGTGATGCTCGAAAGTCCACTTTAGGTTCCCTCATTACTGTATTTTGCAGCCAAGGGATTTGACTACATAAGGCCCAGATATATAGCCCACAGGCCGGATTGGTTTGGTAAACCGATCACTTGAGAAAATTAGCGGTGATTAGAGTCATAAGTCCATAATTTGGATGCCTTCTCCATGACGGACGGTGAAGTGTTCGTCTTCATCGATATCTCAGACAATCTTTCTCATCTCTTGCCTGCCCCTTGATCTTGAGAATCCAAGTGAAACTATCCATAGTGTTCACTTTATCACTAGATTGAGAGATCAACGTAAGTGTTATTCTATTGGTTGCTCGAGAATTCACTTGCTCATCTTGAAAAATAGTACTTAGATATTATGGGAAAATGCTTCGTgataagttaaatatgaaaaagataTCATGCAAAGATATAACATCATTGTCATGCCATAATTTCTTAACGAGAAAATCAATTGTCCTTGCGACGAAAATTCACTAAGGAGTTATTGTGGTACTATGGCACCCCTACACTCTCTTGACTCCTTTGTCATAATTTCTTAATGAGAAAATCAATTGTCTCTGTGCCTAAAATTCACTAAGGAGTTATTGTGGTACTACGACACCCCTACACTCTCTTGactcctttgtcttttgagtgtttgttttgttggtgccgGGCTTCCTCTCTTTATATattcatttgataaaaatatatattatacttaccttaactaaaaaaaaaaaaaaattcactaagGAGTGTCTTACAGGCAAAAGAAAGTTGGGCTAATGCTCCAAGAAACAAGAAGCCATTCACGGTAAACCCTCCATCGACACAAATGGTCTGTCCCGTTACGTAAGAGGCTGTCGGCATGCACAAGAAGACCACCAATGATGACACCTCCTTGGCTCTCCAATGTGGCCGAGCGGCGTCCTTGCTATCACCTCGTCATGGGACTTTTCGTTGCTAACTGACTACGATAACATGAGTTCATGTCATATCATGATGACGAACCTGATCAATATCTATGTAGTGATATGTTCTCAAGCACGAGAGAAACTTTACAGCCTTAAGAGATAATCTTACAGGCTCGGCTTGTGGGGTCATTATGTGCCAAGGTGCAATAGAGTTGCCTCTTATATTGTCCTTAGCCCATTCACATGCCAAATTCTTGGTTAATTGGTTCATTGCTCCTAACAAtcaacttggagaaaaaaagagatgactttttttttagctCCATATGAAAAAAGTTCAGATAGTTAGTTATGATAATATTAACTTACCTTTGGTTGTCGAGTAAATTGGTCCAACATTCATTGAAACGATGCcgataaatgaaaaattttccGCTGAATATTCCATGGTCAGCTTTACTCTGTTGGTTTGTTGATCTACCACACAAACTGCTCCCATTAAAATGAAAACCAAGTACCAAATCCATCGAAGGAAATGCACAAATTACGACCTTGTTATTGATGTTGTAATCGGATCCACGGGGATCGACTTACTAGGAAGTTGAGCCTCCCGTTGAAGAGGGAGGACACAGTAAGCATCGGCTTCTCTCGCTCCGATCTTAAGGAAAAATCACAAGTCGAACCCGTGACCCGGACACCCTTTCTCTTCCAATCTTTCACCGGCTGCATTTCGGAACAGTATACACGGTGGCCCCAAGCCTTGCTGTCTTCTCGACAATGGCATGCCTAATCATGGTACAACAATATGACTATTAAGCCTTAGTACATGTCATACCTAGGATTGTTATGAACAGGCCATTTTAGCGACGCAATCCTCGAAGTAATTGACCCTCTCGTTATGTCCCTCGTCATTTTCATCGATTGAGTTTTAGATGGCGATTATATAGATTTTCTAGCTTATTATTTATAGAATCGACATTACCGAATTTAGAAGAACCTACTATCTCTTGGGGCAAGCCTAGCTGAAAACGATTTTTTCAAGCCCAGACAGGCTTGAGCCGGGCTACTAAACCCATTTGTCTTTGTTACTAGTTAAACATTATATGAGGGATGTAATGGCCGAAAATAGCATTAAAGGCATTTTAACCTGTGGCTCCATGGTGGTGCTTTGCAGAAGCTTTCTGATGTATATGATACAGCCTGCACATTCTTAGAAGTTATGTACGCAAAATTTTGGGCCTAAACCAGAATAGCCTGGATTGGACTTGACCGAAGTTATTTAGCCGGGCTAGTATATAAATGACTGATCACCCAGCCAAGAAATTCTAGGCCATATTTGTTCTCATAGGACCAAAAAAGGTACCTCGGCGTTCGGACTGCCTAATCTGTACACAATTCTACCGTCACACACATTATTATGAAGAAATAAGATGCCATAATTGACGGTTTTCAGATGCCTAATTCATCATGTTTGTTCCTCCAACCTAAACCAAAATAGTCAATTGATTATCAAAATCAACATTGCAAAAGAATGAGGTgtttgagtgagagagagatcCGATTCCATTAGTTCCACCGGTGACGAGAGCGCTCATTCCGTGAAGCGACCACCTGTTGTCGTTGTTGCGGCTGCCCCATCTCCTTGCCGTTCCACTCCCATCAGGAgccattctctttctttctaatATCTGATTTCTTTCCCTCGTCtcacttgttttctttttgggtctatGCGACTTTCTAACTATCCACTGTGTCATGTATAAGTACGGGGGAATTGGGTTCGGCGGCGATTCCGTGTGGCCTGATATTAGGGTCCAGGTGGATGAAGTCGTACTGCCATTTGCAGCGTGAGATCGACAGAAGATAAAGCATAAAGTTACCACGTGACCGACGATGGCCAAAAAGCGACGGAAGCTCGCCGTGTGTATCCGGCGCTCTCACATGGATCGAATGCATGCGTGCAATGCTGGCTCAGACATTGGGCTTGAGAACACTTGGGCTAGGGAGAATGGCGAAGCCTGCAGGACGCCACAGTCCCATTGCACAGCACGGCCCACACGCCCGACTGGTTTGGTGAACTGATCGCTTTGAGAAGACCAGAAGCAATTGGAGTCCTTAGTCCAATATCGACTGAGATCTTACATAATGCTACTcgagaaattaaaaatcaaaagacatCACGCGAGAGAGGACACAATTATAATACCATCACCTCACAATGCATTGAAATCGTTCTAACCCTTTGTGTAACTGATAAATAGTGACCATATAAATCTACCAAtcaaacttattttattttttattttttggcattatcatgTTAACTAAAGATGAACCTGTGTCTATGGCACGATTATAATAGtaccacacacaattatttcaGCCAAATCTTTTCTAAGTTTGAAAGCGGTATTGTGAGCagtctttgagaaaacattctgaaataagaaaataaaaactctgTATTTCACtaatatattgtttttttttgttgaaaatcttTGATGTTTTGCAAAGATCTATCATTAAAACGTATTTCTGATATACGTTAGCGAGATGAGTGGATATATATTGTGTACAGTGTTTTCCTTTAATTTCCTAATAATTGGAACGTcattaaaaagttcaagaaaatgcTTATTTAAATGGATAAATTCTGTTGAAGCtacctagaaaaaaaaaaaaacatagctttttatatgataaatttattggaCCGTGTTTGTCATGTCAATCATTGCTTGTCAAgtacatatatttttaaaaaaaaaaacaaaacacataCATATTTAAATTTAGGCAATGGCATAAacataagaaaaagtttcacGAGAAGCTAATAAATGGAGGCTTAAAAGTGAGAATAGCAAGTGAGGGGAAAATGTACTAAATTAGTcatgaactttttttaattttattagtagaattataatttttttttttgcaaaattttaatgtaGTCTTTTTCAGTTAATTTTCATGTGAAAATGCTCATGTAAAGGTCTATTTATTATCGATTGTCTTAAATAGCATAATCGGCCCTGAGTTGtggttactattcatcttcctttccttcttctgtTCATTTTGTTCAtgtccttcttcttcaagcacATGGTCGCGCAAATCAGCACCAAGTTCATCCACCCTCTCTCCGAATTGAACCGTCATGGTGCAGACCACGAACCCTTCGTAGCTCATCCCCACCacattcatcttcttcacgcCAATTGCCTCCAGCTGCACCCAATACTTTCTCCTCCATTAGAGCAATTGCGCACTGGGCTTGGAATTGCTCCG of the Eucalyptus grandis isolate ANBG69807.140 chromosome 10, ASM1654582v1, whole genome shotgun sequence genome contains:
- the LOC120288889 gene encoding tropinone reductase homolog At2g29290-like; protein product: MQPVKDWKRKGVRVTGSTCDFSLRSEREKPMLTVSSLFNGRLNFLVNQQTNRVKLTMEYSAENFSFIGIVSMNVGPIYSTTKGAMNQLTKNLACEWAKDNIRGNSIAPWHIMTPQAEPSVSNEKSHDEVIARTPLGHIGEPRRCHHWWSSCACRQPLT